A single region of the Marmota flaviventris isolate mMarFla1 chromosome 10, mMarFla1.hap1, whole genome shotgun sequence genome encodes:
- the Cnr2 gene encoding cannabinoid receptor 2 — MEFCLETEAVNGSKNDLNFNPMKDYMVLSRPQQVAIAVLCTLLSLLSALENLTVLYLILSSRRLRRKPSYLFIGSLAIADFLASVIFACNFINFHVFHSVDSKAIFLLKIGSVTLTFTASVGSLLLTAIDRYLCLRYPPTYKALLTRGRALATLGIMWVLSALVSYLPLMGWTCCPSPCSQLIPLVPDNYLLGWLLLVAILFSGIIYTYGHVLWKAYQHAVNLAEHQDRQLPGMIRMRLDVRLAKTLGLLLAVLVICWFPVLALLAHSLVAPLSNQVKKVFAFCSLLCLVNSMVDPVIYALRSREIRSSAHHSLARWKDYLRGRGPEGKEEAPKSSVTETEADMKIT, encoded by the coding sequence ATGGAGTTCTGCCTGGAGACAGAGGCAGTCAATGGCTCAAAGAATGACTTGAATTTCAACCCCATGAAGGATTACATGGTCCTCAGCCGTCCTCAGCAGGTGGCCATTGCCGTGCTGTGCACCCTGCTGAGCCTGCTAAGTGCCCTGGAGAACCTGACGGTGCTTTATCTGATTCTGTCCTCCCGCCGACTCCGCAGGAAGCCCTCATACCTGTTCATTGGCAGCTTGGCTATAGCTGACTTCCTGGCCAGTGTGATCTTCGCCTGCAACTTTATCAATTTCCACGTCTTCCACAGCGTGGATTCCAAGGCCATCTTCCTGCTGAAGATCGGTAGTGTGACCCTGACCTTCACTGCCTCGGTGGGCAGCCTGCTGCTGACCGCCATTGACCGCTACCTCTGTCTGCGCTACCCACCTACATACAAAGCTCTACTCACCCGTGGGAGGGCCCTGGCAACCCTGGGCATCATGTGGGTCTTGTCAGCGTTGGTCTCCTACCTGCCTCTCATGGGGTGGACCTGCTGTCCCAGTCCCTGCTCTCAGCTTATCCCGTTGGTCCCCGACAACTATCTCCTGGGCTGGCTCCTGCTGGTTGCCATTCTCTTCTCTGGCATTATCTACACCTACGGGCACGTCCTCTGGAAGGCCTATCAGCATGCAGTCAACTTGGCCGAGCACCAGGACAGACAGCTGCCAGGGATGATCCGCATGAGGCTGGATGTGAGGTTGGCCAAGAccctggggctgctgctggcTGTGTTGGTCATATGCTGGTTCCCGGTTCTGGCCCTCCTAGCCCACAGCCTGGTCGCCCCGCTGAGTAACCAGGTCAAGAAGGTCTTTGCCTTCTGCTCCTTGCTGTGCCTTGTCAACTCCATGGTCGACCCTGTCATCTACGCCCTGCGGAGTCGGGAGATCCGCTCTTCGGCCCATCATAGCCTGGCCCGCTGGAAGGACTACCTGAGAGGCCGTGGTcctgaaggaaaggaagaagcccCCAAGTCCTCCGTCACAGAGACAGAGGCTGACATGAAAATCACCTAA